One segment of Drosophila mauritiana strain mau12 chromosome 3R, ASM438214v1, whole genome shotgun sequence DNA contains the following:
- the LOC117144773 gene encoding adenosine 3'-phospho 5'-phosphosulfate transporter 1, which yields MYAYKMGRVPELVICSFIVVSLLVIHFFSDLLRASLGGYYNQDVTLSQLVESQSSDYAWFLKLLVNCFGYSCVFVPGFLIYKYVGRINYLERGNKTFLHKAINMCITGNSGYDQLDAGSSTADKDRPAASTAPKRTSSQEAVQLLWCFGGLMISYLTWGVLQEKIMTQNYLNFTGESAKFKDSQFLVFSNRLLAFLVALAYLQWQPSPVRHRAPLYKYSYASFSNIMSAWFQYEALKFVNFPTQVLAKSCKIIPVMLMGKIMSKAKYESYEYVTALLISLGMIFFMSGSSDSSKASGVTTLTGIFLLSMYMVFDSFTANWQGSLFKGYGMTPLQMMCGVNLFSSIFTGASLSMQGGFMDSLAFATEHPKFVFDMVVLSVCSAVGQLFIYHTIDVFGPVVFTIIMTLRQAVAIMLSCFIYQHSISLLGIFGVLIVFVAIFLRVYCTQRLRAIRKRAEANKPKMAV from the exons ATGTACGCCTATAAGATGGGTCGGGTTCCAGAGCTTGTTATATG CTCCTTCATTGTGGTCAGCCTGCTGGTCATACACTTCTTCTCGGATCTGCTGAGAGCCTCCCTAGGCGGCTACTACAACCAGGATGTTACACTTTCCCAGCTGGTAGAGTCGCAGAGCTCGGACTACGCATGGTTCCTTAAGCTGCTGGTCAATTGCTTTGGTTATAGCTGCGTCTTTGTGCCGGGTTTCTTGATCTACAAATATGTCGGCAGGATTAACTATCTGGAAAGGGGCAACAAGACGTTCCTGCACAAGGCTATCAATATGTGTATCACGGGTAACTCGGGATACGATCAGTTGGATGCAGGGAGCAGCACCGCGGATAAGGATCGTCCGGCAGCCTCTACGGCACCCAAGCGAACGAGTTCCCAGGAAGCCGTGCAGCTATTATGGTGCTTTGGCGGCCTGATGATCTCCTATCTTACCTGGGGTGTGCTGCAGGAGAAGATAATGACGCAAAACTATCTCAACTTCACTGGAGAAAGTGCCAAGTTTAAGGACTCTCAGTTCCTAGTGTTTTCCAATCGTCTGCTGGCCTTTCTCGTTGCGCTGGCCTATCTACAATGGCAGCCCTCACCTGTGCGTCACCGTGCACCTCTGTACAAATACTCCTATGCCTCCTTCTCGAATATAATGAGCGCATGGTTCCAGTACGAGGCCCTGAAGTTTGTCAACTTTCCCACCCAGGTGCTGGCCAAGTCCTGCAAGATTATACCCGTGATGTTGATGGGCAAAATCATGTCTAAGGCAAAGTACGAGAGTTACGAGTATGTGACGGCCCTGCTCATATCGTTGGGCATGATCTTCTTCATGAGCGGTTCCTCGGACAGCAGCAAGGCCAGCGGAGTGACCACGCTCACGGGCATCTTTCTGCTCTCCATGTACATGGTCTTCGACAGCTTTACTGCCAATTGGCAGGGATCGCTCTTCAAGGGCTACGGCATGACTCCGTTGCAGATGATGTGCGGCGTCAACCTGTTTTCCTCCATCTTCACTGGAGCCTCGCTGTCTATGCAGGGAGGATTCATGGACTCCTTGGCATTTGCTACAGag CATCCTAAGTTTGTGTTTGATATGGTTGTGCTTTCCGTTTGCTCAGCGGTCGGCCAATTGTTTATCTATCACACAATTGATGTCTTCGGCCCAGTTGTGTTTACGATAATAATGACACTGCGTCAG GCGGTGGCCATCATGCTCTCCTGCTTCATCTACCAGCACAGCATATCGCTGTTGGGCATCTTCGGTGTTCTGATCGTTTTCGTGGCCATCTTCCTGAGGGTCTACTGCACCCAGCGATTGAGGGCCATTCGGAAGCGGGCCGAGGCCAACAAACCCAAAATGGCTGTCTAA
- the LOC117145117 gene encoding keratin-associated protein 5-9 has translation MFNIKLIILVALTISMVQSCSVEEPEEVQCGCRCGKPQCPSCGSQSCGCGCKPCRCASSCGCGCKD, from the coding sequence ATGTTCAATATAAAGTTAATCATCCTGGTTGCCCTGACCATATCCATGGTCCAGAGCTGTTCCGTTGAGGAGCCGGAAGAGGTCCAGTGCGGGTGTAGGTGTGGCAAGCCGCAGTGCCCCTCGTGCGGATCCCAATCCTGCGGATGTGGCTGCAAGCCCTGTCGATGTGCTTCCTCTTGCGGGTGTGGCTGCAAAGATTAA
- the LOC117144361 gene encoding salivary glue protein Sgs-5 produces MFNIKLLLLLLALSWFHHGQAARTTEEIPESEPETESEVEISTDSTPTTRVSSKCNIYYRNYQWVLQDCVCRCFQNECLMQIESDQRKKEGRSPFVPVTEELCRSFISRKCSVGFPVVAEFPIPAPCGCNRKPGSIATERFYSLCHLLKFSAENRKPFLTYSYCWPF; encoded by the exons ATGTTCAATATTAAattgctgcttttgttgttggccCTTTCGTGGTTCCACCATGGACAAGCCGCCAGGACAACCGAGGAAATACCAGAATCAGAGCCTGAAACTGAGTCCGAAGTAGAGATCTCCACGGATTCTACACCAACAACGAGAGTCTCAAGTAAATGCAATATTTACTATAGGAACTACCAATGGGTTCTTCAGGATTGTGTCTGTCGTTGTTTCCAAAACGAATGCCTTATGCAAATCGAGAGCGATCAGCGCAAAAAGGAGGGTAGATCCC CGTTTGTGCCCGTTACGGAGGAACTCTGCCGTTCCTTCATCAGCAGAAAGTGTAGCGTGGGTTTCCCCGTGGTTGCTGAATTCCCCATTCCGGCTCCCTGTGGCTGCAATCGAAAGCCAGGATCAATTGCCACAGAGAGATTCTACAGTTTGTGCCACCTGCTGAAATTCTCAGCGGAGAACAGGAAAC CATTCCTGACTTATTCTTATTGTTGGCCCTTCTAA
- the LOC117145295 gene encoding salivary glue protein Sgs-5 produces MHLGKQWNVFFCDVQYYPSGNTPSVYWREHAWALEDCVCRVFQNGCLLSEESDRREKAGKAPVVPVTEQVCQKFIKRKCFLGWPVLAKFPIPSPCGCNGKQGSLEIKKFLNLCELQKYAAECNKPYISYSKC; encoded by the exons ATGCATCTGGGCAAACAGTGGAACGTCTTCTTTTGCG ATGTTCAATATTATCCTTCTGGCAACACTCCTAGTGTCTACTGGCGCGAACACGCCTGGGCTCTCGAAGATTGTGTGTGCCGGGTCTTCCAGAACGGCTGTCTTCTGAGCGAGGAGAGCGATCGGCGGGAAAAGGCTGGAAAAGCCC CTGTGGTTCCGGTCACCGAGCAGGTGTGCCAGAAGTTCATCAAGCGCAAGTGCTTCCTTGGATGGCCTGTGCTGGCCAAGTTCCCGATTCCCTCGCCATGCGGATGCAATGGCAAACAGGGCAGTCTGGAAATCAAGAAGTTTTTGAATCTGTGCGAACTGCAAAAGTACGCAGCTGAATGCAACAAAC CCTACATCAGCTACTCGAAGTGTTAA